The genomic window cttctgaatatgCTGTAAAACCCTGAAGAAGACTAGATATATCAATAAGCACCATGACTAAATTTCATGTCTTATTAGGTACTTACAGCTAGCTCCTGTTGCAGAGATTTCACCTGGTGCTGGAGTGTTTCTATCTGttgattctctttctttgtagAATTCCCACTTGTGTAGGTAAGTTGTGAAAGACCATTAAGGGCTTCTTTTAGTCTTTCCACATCATTAAGTAGTTCTGTTATCTTAGAGAAAAAGTCAAGAGGAAGAAAGTTTCTATTACCCACTCATTAAATACTCATTTGAAAGCATTACAGATCTCATACCTCTATGAAGCTATCCTTTGACTTCACTCAGAACAATTTAGAATTCTAGCACATGGGGCACATTTATATGATAGGGTAGAAGTGGGGAATAGAGGTAGGGGCTAAAGATATGGCTACTATTCTCCTGTTTGTGCTTTAGATAGATTGTAGTCAGAAATCATGGGAATTGAAATGCAACTGAGGAACCAGCAAACAAGGGTATTTGAAGGGGGCAGGGactgagagggagaagaagactGTCCTACATATACTGTTGGGGAGAATGGAGATAAACGTGTAGGTCTGCAGAAGATAACAACAAGAATCTGGACAGTTTAATAAACTTTTATGGAGGTGATTGTTGAATAATGGTGGCAGAAAGGTCTCAAAGGTGCAGTGGAAAACAAGGAATATACCAATTCCTTAGGACTagcatggcacagtagatagagtggtaTACACTTGAGGCTAAGAAGACCTGGGATTAAATGCCATCTTTAATAGTTACTGACTGTATGACtatggaccagtcacttaacctctaagcttccctttcctcatccataaaatgagactAGATCTAATCACCCTTTCAGCTATATATCTATGATCCTTCTCTTCACTCTGTATATCATTGGATATGAAGAACAGTCAATATTAGACGGTCTCAAGAGATATGGTGTCTTCCACCATTTAAGGAGGGAACCCAGAGAAATCACCTTATCCTTTCCCACCCAGTTCTTTCCTGGACTTCATGGTATCCAGAAACTCAGTATTCTGTAAGATGAAAGCAAACTCTAAAACTCACAGTTCCTCAGCACCCCCTGCCCCTGGGGTCCTTCCCTACCTTTGGTttgaaaaaggggggagggaatcTTTGAAGAGCTTCTCTCTGATGCTCAGTTTGAGATGGACACAACAGGAATTGACCTTATCATTCCCCAACTCAATTAGTTTCCTGGACTTCATGATCTTTAAAAACTCATATTTCTGTAAGATGACATCAACTCTAAAACTGTCACTTTCTCAGATCATTTCTTGGTTCCAGGATTTCCATCATGCCCCTGCACAGGGTAACCTCCCACCCCCCGTTTTTGGTTTCTTCTTACATGCTGTCTTTGCCCATTaaattttgagctccttgagggcttgGACTATTTattcctctctttgtatccccactgcttaaCAAAGTtcatggtacatagtaagtgttgtGATTATTGACTGACTCTGGTATCTCCAAGAGAAAACCAAACTTGAGTAAGCAACAGTAAATGTAAGAAATTCAAGATAAAGAGAAcatacaagatcatagattttgaactagaaaggaccttagaaagtCACTGAGTTCAACatcttcatttacaaatgagaaagagtgattgacccaaagtcacacagatagtaactaACACAGCCAGGATGATCTTTTTACTATATCACAACTGAAGAAGATTCTGAGGGCACAGTGagaaataaggcaaaaaaaagttACTGACTAGGGGAAGATGAGATGAGCTGCTTAATGATAGGGGTAATTCAGTGTGCTCTACAGAAATGAGAAAGCATTCTGGAAAAGAAATGTAACATCCAGAGGACTAAGTAGTTGGCAGCTAGTGCTGGACAAGGGAATGGGCCATTAGGGCAACTGGTGCTGGGAGGTGACAGGGGAACTACATCCTTTTGGACATCAGTATCTAGAAAGCAGTCCCAGTCACCTTGCACTAATTCTAGCCTATAACAGCTTTCTCTTCTTCTGAACTACAAGAGTGTTAAGTGTCTTCCATTTGGCACTTAAATACTATCTTAGTTAtacagctgtgtgtgtgtgtatgtatgtatgtgtgtgtgtgtgtgtgtgtgtgtttgtagatATATCTAAGAGACTGTAAAAACTTGAAAGCAAAGGCTTTTATATTGCTTTGCATCCTCCACAAACCTGGTTGCTGTAAAAAGTATATGTAGTGCACTTTTTTTAACAGCCCAAAACATTTTTAACAGTAGACAATTAGTATTTTATGTACAAGGAGGAGCTATAATAAACCTGAACTTATTATCATGACATAATACCAGGTTTTATTTTCCAACTTATATCATGCAGATTTACTTACTGCCTACCTTattgtcttttgcttctatttgttCGGCAGATTCTTGCATTCTTCTTTGTAAATCAGTAATTGTTGTTAAGGATTTGTCACATCTCTCTTTCTGGTCCTTTATTTCTTGTTCAATGCTTAAGCTCCTCAACTGTATCAATTCCTTTTCATCCTTTGCAGACAGTTCTGCCTTTTTGGCACGTGCAGCCTCCTCACATACTTCCTCATACTTTTTATTCAACATGGTCATATTTTCTGTAATACTGGTAATTTTTGCTTCTAAGGTATTCTTCACTGTGTTATATTCTGATAAATCAATAACCTCTCTAGATTCTAATTTCTTAAACGCTTGCTTCAAATTCTGAATCTCATCCTGGAGCTTAAAGATCTTTTCTGTTTTGGCTtgactttctccttctttttcactCAATCTAGCTTTCATGCACCCAACTTCTTTCTCCAATGCTTCCTTTATCTGCACATGTTCCACCAGGGACACAGAAGAGTGTTTTTGATTCTCTAACATCTGTTGTGATTCAGCTGCTGCCTGCTGAGCTTCCTCCTGGTGTCTCTGCTTTTCCTTGAGCTCTTCTTTCAGGGCCTCAATTGTGCCATTAAGAGAGTTTTTCAGCTCTTCAACTTGCCCTAAGTGAACATGTTGTTCCTGCAAAATTGCTTTGACTGCAAGTACCTCAGAGGtctgtttggcattttcttccaGGAGcttctctttctcactttttaCCTCTGTGTACTTCTCAGACAAATCCTTTAACTGTTTCTTAAGCTCTTCTGTTTTTTGGTTTAATGTCTTTTCCAATTCATGGGACTTTTCTATGAGAATATCCTTATTCTTCAAATCTTTCTGGATCATGAGGATTTCATTCTTTAACTCTTCATTTTCCTGCTGACATTTCCGAGTCTCCTCTTCCCCTACACTACATCTTTGTGTCTGTGCTAGCAACTGATCTTTGAGTTCCTTCACAGTGGCTTTAAAAGTTTTCTCTCGCTCTTCAAAACTAACAATTGGTGCATACTTTAGCTTAATGCATTCTTGTATTGTGTCGAGTTCTTTCTTCTGGGCTTCAATCTCAACAAGCAATGCTAAAATCTCTTTTTGACCCTCATTATATTTAGCAAGCACTTCAgcattgtttttctctgtttcttttaagCTTTTGTTAATAGCATCCATTTTATCTTTATGCTCTTTTATGCTGATAAACTCAGTTTTCATTTGGTTCTTAGAAtcctctaactttttttttaatgctccaTTCTCATCTTTTATTTGTACAGATTCTTGTTTTATAtctccaagttttcttttcacaTCTGTCAATTCTCTGTTAGCTTTGTCCAATGTGCTGCTTAATgctgctttaatttcttcatgggTTGTAACTGGCACATACTGTTCATTTATAGCTTTTTTTAGTTTTGCATTCTCAGATGTGATTACATGTaacttttcttttccatcatCACATTTTTTACTAAGTTCTGAAAATTCTTTATTGAGTTCAATGATATTGGATTTTAGAGCCATTAtctctttttcatggttttctagAGGGATATATGTAGCTTCAAGATGACTGACATTTTTacttaagttgtttttttccaacatcagtttctcagtttccatttttctttctttatacttttGCATCACATCCATTAGCTTTTTGTTCAAATCATCAACTATCAAAGCATgtgattttttcatttcttcattcaatttTAAAGGAATATAATAAGTTTTCATCTCAATTTCTAAATTCCGCAACTGCTGATTTAGTAGCTTATTATCTGAACAAACTTTCTCAAGTTCTTTCTGTAATGTCTGATTCCTCAAAGTTAACTCAGTGATCTTCTTTCCACTTTCACCTGACTTTTGTTCAAATTTGTCCTTAAGCTGTTCATGTTCTTCTGGTCTAATATGTTGAGAAAGCTTAGCTTTATAATTCTCAAGTTCTCTCTTTAACTGTCTAAGTTCAGCCTGTGATTTTTcatattctctttccatctctacaaacttttttgctttctcattcaCTTCATTTGATAATAAGCTCTTcatgttttcaaatttttctgtGGGGATGGAGAGGGCCAACTTTGCTGCTAACTCTTTTAGCTGACCTTCCATCTCCATggcttttcttcctctcttctctcgcTCTATTTCAGACATACTAAATTCTTTCTGTAATCGCTTATTTTCTTCTACTAGTCTCCCTTCATCTCTTCTGAATTCCTCTActaacatttcattttgtttgatttGGTTCTTCAACTTTCCTACTTCAGCAGAAGCTCCCTCatattttgctttcatttctttcaactGCTCCTTTAGTTCTGTTAATCTGCTATTTCCTGAAGCTGCTTCATTTGTCAAGTGCTCCTTCAGAGCAAGAAAATGAGTTTGCATTTGCTTTACTTTACCTTCTGAATCATACATTCTCTTTTGCACATCTTTTAAAGCATCTTCCAATTGTTTTATCTGGTCATCAGAATCCTCTTTGACTCTTTCACATTCTAATACCAAAGCTTTGCATTCTGCCACTTTATGGGCCAGTTCATTTTGGAGCTTAATCTTCTCTTGCTTAGTTGAATCACAAAAGGTTCTCATGGCATCTAACTCTttctttaaaatctcattttcagaAATGGTAGCTTGACTGGGTAAGGACAGTTCCAATGGTCTTAGCATAGATCTTGTTTGCAAGTGGGCTGGCACTGGAATACCTGAAGATGTAtactagaagaaaagagagaaaaaggatatCGATTATATAAAGCCTAAAGAAAAAGTATTAATATACTTGTTTGCTGGGTTTATAAAAGTTCATGGAACTATTTAGCCAAAAAGTTACTAGTCATAAAGAGAAATTTAGTTGAGATGGTGAGAAAAATTTTTTGTTgtacagttgtttcagtcatttctgactcttttgtgaccccatctggggttttcttaggcaaatatactggagtgagttgccattttttctccagatcattttacaaatgagaaaactgaggcaaactgggttaagcaacttgcccaggttcactcaGTTACtgcatgaggccagatttgaactcagagtcttcctgactctgttcaCTGCTCCAGCAAGCTGCTCTGAAGAGAAATCCTACAGCTAAGTTATAACAACTAATTCTGTTCATTAGTCTAATATAAGGActcttaatctttctttttttctgtcataggCTCCCTctggcaatctggtaaagcccAAGGATCTCTTCTTAAagtaatgttttcaaatgcataaaataaaatatataggattaaaaagaaaacaattatattgaaatacagttgtcaaaagattttaaaaataagtttgtgGACTTCAGATTAGGAAACCTCACAGGTACACAAAatagtcttcttttctcccttctgctcCCTACCCATTCACCACAATTCAGTTCCATAATATGAATACAcaactcttttttttgtattatattttaccCATCTTAAATCACAGCACATCAGATGTGAAGTGCTTCAAGACACTGATAAGAAACTATCAAGATTCTTTGGATGAAAAAGAACttctatatttattaaataaataaatttccaaGTACAATGTATTAACTCACAAATTTTAATAGGACAGGTGACCAGGATCCATCGTAaactcaatttaattttaaaaaaatacctattatgtgtaaTGACAATTACTGTATTTTAGAAAGTAAGCTGTGTAGGCAGACTGTAGTAGAAAGTGTATAATCCTAAATCTactaaaaaagggagaaaatgggaattttccttcaaaaacagaaaaaatttatGTACTTATTAGAAACATTAAAGAAGGTTGTGATTAATAGGtgtccatcaattagagaatggccaAATAAAggtgaaatggaatattatatatcactgtaagaaataatgaaaaaaacattcaaagaaacatgagatCTCTGTGAATTAACAGTAAAACtagcaatacaaagaaaataatttatttgaaggctatatataatatagtaaagaaaaacaactttgacagACTAAAAGTGAAAAATGACATGTGGTCAatgggtagattttttttttttcgctGAATAAAGAAAACTgtcattgagaatttttttcaatGCTCAGAATAGAGTAGAAAGAAATTTAAAGGGAGACACAAATGGGGACAACTTTGAAACTAACAtgttgaattaaatattttttaaaataaactatataagttcatggtttcatatataatcccttttattctttgtatatggaaatattcatgtttATTGATGTTTATCAAATTAAAAGTAgtgaaaaataagttttaaaaatttactttcatTTGTGTTTATGTCTGAATCTGGGTCAGTCTTGTCTCCTAGAATTTGtgcatagggtcatagatttatacccagtgataccactagtGCATGTATAGCaattagttaaaagaaaaaaggaaaggaactatatataaaaatgtcaataaaagcacttttttcttttagtaaaaaactggaaaccaaggagaTGCCCAAAGATTGTGGGATGGCTGAACAAAAAAGTGGAATATcatacaataagaaatgacaaaagaatggATCATTTGTTAGGAGGGTTgtattattggttttttttttttattttgggaagtagatggtgatggtgatgagagagaaggggagggaaggagggagggagagggagaggggagagagagagaggaagaagctccaataaagcatttaaaagaatatacaaaagagaacagaaggagatTCAGAGGGAGATACAGACAAGCTGAACAAGTTTTAAACTAATTTGctgaatatattatatacttttaaaaataagcttgAAAGTGAAGATCCACAGTATCATATgcaatttcccttttttatttttctttgtatatggaaatattcaaAGTTTTAAGTATGGTATATTTATAAACTTCAGGATAAcaaaaaatttttgaataaaaaaaagctttaattaCACTTCATTAAGAGTTTTAATATAAAATCTCACAAATATCCATAATAGGATAGAGTGCAATCTAATAAGTTGCCCACTTTATATACCCCCACCCCTAATAGCAAGcacaaaactgggaaggaaaaggCTGCCACAGATCtatgattttagcaaaaaaaCTTCTTTCCCCAGAAGCAGAATACTAACTTATCCATGACTTATAATCTTACTCAGTTGCTTCATGCATttcaaggttaagtaacttgcccctaATCTGTACAAGGTAGAGTAGGAACTCAataccaggtcttcttgactccaaggccagccctcaAGAGGTTCCCTATGCAAGAATCTCTCAATAAATACTTCATAAGTaacatgaaaattattttaagcaCTTTATTTTAGTGTCATTATAAATGCTAATCAATTAAATTTGAGTTATTCTCAAAAAGATTGAGAGAAAGGAAGCTGACAACATAGAAGCAAACTTGCAGCAGTGATTTTCTCTTGGCTTATAAAGTAAATCTTAAGCTATGATGACCTGGTGGAAGTTTAACAGTAGCTAATGCTACTATCAAGTTCATTTACAGCATCTACACTATCAGTATTCCTTACAAAGAGTTTATGACTAAAATTCTGAAGTATGTTTTGCtgacattttacatttcctttaaaaatcatagaatgtaagctttccTATTTGTTGCCTCCCTCATCACAATGTTCTCTTTGACAACAGGggctgtcttacttttctatttatatcccctGCACTTAGTACAAAGCTTTACACATatccagcacttaataaatgcttagttcATTCATAAAACTTACAGAAAAGAACCTATAGATTATGTAGTCCAACCCATTTATTCTCAgggatgagaaaaactgaggccaagagacattaaatgacttccccaaggtttATGGTAAATAAAGGTCTTTTCCTAGAACAAATTGGGGGGAAGTAGGAGAAAAAACAGAAGGGTATATATAGGAAAAAAACATTGCTTTCTCACTTTAAATCAGATTTTCATTGAAGCTAAGTCCCTGAAATATCCTTATTTTCAAATGCAAGtacatgaattttaaaagtaaaatattttttaaaattattcttgtcTCAGCTCTTCTTCATATGTACAAATAATTAAGAGATGACTGTGGAGTTACTAGGGAAAGcatgttaaaacaaacaaaaagaattttgacTCACTTGCTTAAGTTACTCTCACCAAAATTACTTCAGAGGTCACTGGAATGCTACATCTTTTTAAACCAGTTTTAGCAATGGACAACAAACCTGCTACAAAACACTAAAACTTGTTTCTTCAGTAAGTAATTTTCTAAATACATAAATTTTGTTTAATATAAAAAATGGTATAAAAGCATAAATCCTTAAGAGaggattttctttatttttgtttaagaGAAAGTTACCTGAGATTCTGTAGCAAAAATTTGATTTTGCTTATGAAGCATATCTTCTTTTCCtaaattaacaacaaaaaagaaattataaactaAATTTTCATACAAAAAAAAGCTTAAATGTTAGCTTGGTTCTATAATCTCAACTTATtacacacaaagaaaagaaaaatgagaaaaatataaaaatacactTGATCCCAATAGTTTTTACATAAGATAGGatcaattataaaagataaatatTAAAATCACAGAATAAAAGAACCCTAGAATTGCAAAGGAACATAGTAGAAATCTATGTCAAGAATGCACTCTATATTCTAGCCAACAAAATCATtcagccttttcttgaagacatCTAGTAAGGAGAAACCCACGACCTCCCAGGGCAGGATATTCTACTTCATTCAGTCCAATTCAGTgggcagttattaagcacctacattgTGGTAGGTACTaatgatgcaaagacaaaaacaatagtTCCTATCTTCAAAAAGCTAATATTCTATTTGTTAGGAAACTTATCCCATGATCTGCCTTTCTACAACTGCTTTTCATTCTgccttctgccttctggggctgagaagaaaaaagtttaattcctcttccatatgagAGTCTTCCAATACTTAAAGATCTCTAAAAGCATGATAGCAAAAATTCTTGGATTTTGAGTCTGagaacctgggttcgaatccaAGTCCTATTATACCATATgtagggcaagtcatttgaccattAGGATCCTTGTTTCTTCAagtatatgatctctaaggtctacTTTCAACCCGGAACTTCTAGTCTCATGTCTTTTCTTCAATACACTAAACATCACCACCATCCTTCAGCTGGATGGCAGGATCAGTCCTGTTCCCATGCTGGTTGCCCTCCTCTTCAAACTTGGGAGGTGATGCTAGCTTAAAAATGTCATTTCTAAACTGCGCTGCCTAGAACTGTATACAATATTCAGAATGTGTTCTGATCAGGGGGAAAAACAGTGAAACTATTGGCTCTGTAGTCCTGGACACAAAAGCCTCTTCAAAATCAACCTAAGATTGCTTCATTTGGCTAACACTGTGTTTCTGATTCAttaaaaagaccttagaggtcgaCTAATTGAAACTcttcattttgcatattttaaagaaacaacTCCAGGCACTTGCTgaaagtcacacagacagtaaatggcagaactggaattttcTGACTGTTTTTCTGATTGATTTTTAGTGTCTCCATCACTCTGgctactatgccatgctgcctttccCAAAGAAAGTAAtcaaaatacttaataaatgaagaaaagcaaatcaagACAAGCTTAAGATCCACTTTATATCACTAGAacgtgcaaaatatttttaaacaggtAAAATCGAAGATTAGCAGGACTGTGGGGAAACAGGCACTTTAATACATAATTAGTGAGTCTACAGAATAATCCaaaatattttggagagcaaAATGCCAATATATAGTAAGAGCACAAAACTGATCATACTTTTTTTTATCCTGTAGGCTCCATTGGTAAGATTCTATCCTCTCAAAAATcatcaggaaagaaaagaggtcttatccatacaaaaaaaaaaatcatatctgctttatttgtaataacaaaaaattggaaacaaactGTGTCAAAGAAGTGGAGAAAGacaataaattatggtatattggaataatgaaatattatgtgCATTTAAAAATCTGGACTTACTAGGGTCATGCAAAAAACAGTAAAGAATGAGAGAAGTGAAGGGCTAGGGAGACAATAGACAGTGGGTTTGGtagcaggaggaggagagaaggaaagaaggaaagaaaatgggacCAAAGATATGGAACTTTGGGCAGTCCTAGAAGTACTAGAAGGAAGAGTCCCATGAGGCAGAAGTGAATAtatcccaggcatgggggaatgGCCTGTGCAAAAGCACAGAGTTGGGAAATAGAGTTATATgtgagaaacagaaggaaagtttggctggattgtagagcTCAGGCAAGGGAGTAACATACAGTAAGTTTGAAAAGATAAGGTGGGTTCAGGCTGTAAAAAGTACTaaaaagaggaatttatatttgatcctagaaggaacagggagccaaagaagtttaCTAAGTAGGGAAGCAAtatggttagacctgtgcttAAGAAAATTCAATTTGGCAGCAACATGTAGGATGGAGAGgaatgagagacttgaagcagggagattaATTTGGAAGCCATTGCAATAATTAAGGTGGGGAGGTGGTGTTAGCTATGTGAGTGAACAAAATGCATCCAACAATGTAAGAGATGGGATAGAGAGGTAAAAATAGTAagttttggcaactgattagatatgttgGAGAATAAGTGAGGAGATGATGATAACAAGTTTATGAACCTAAGCATCTGGAAGAATAATGAGGAAAAGCTTTGTTCCCTTATGAGGAAACATTCTGAAAAGCTTTAGCTGCTTTACAAATACAAGCCATACTATTAAAATGAAGCATGTCCTGATTTCCCGGCAAAAATATACAGTAGGTGGTTTGTTCACATGTTAACAAAagatgtttgttcattttcttaaatGATCAAGTTATAGATTgacaatgacaaaataaaatgacTGCAAAactgcttataaatattttagatttttcctGTGTAAACACTGACAATTTTTTAATATCCATATTGTgttaaatatgttttttaaagttaTCTCCCTCTTAATATTACTTCTAGAACTTGTTCAGAGCCCTTAACTTTATTATTTCTCATGCCTCTTTttgattgtaaggtccttgagaggcAGGGACTGGattattgtctttcctttttacaTTCTCAGAAATTAACATagtactttgcacacagtaagagtTTAATACATGTGTTGTAGTTCATAAAATATACAGCATATCTATAACAAGTGAAAAACCTTAGGCACTAACTCATGTTTATTGAGATTATTAATAACTTGTGTCTCTAAATATAATTTGTTAATTCTCCATTAATTTTCTATGAGTTTTGGGGGgcataaaatgtaatattttatatattaaggTTTCAGAATTTCATTAGTATGTATATTCCCTTTACCAATATTGATCATAACCTGTTCAAAAAGCAGGCATACTAACTCTGAAAATTACTGTAGCCAAAATATTCAATTAACCTACAACCAAACTGGGGATGAGTCTCTCCAAACAGGACCTCAGAAGCACAAATTTCACTGCCAAGTCCATACTCAAAGCCAGTACTTGGTTTGGTGGAAACTGTCAGAGTCTGTCCTCTGACGACAGCTATTAGAAAGTCAGGGTAACCTCCATACCAAaatgtacattttgtacattagTACAttagtaaaggagaaaatgtagatatgtgtttatgtgtgtgtatatacatatatatatacatatatatatgtatatacatacacaaacatatgtatgttGGGTATTAGGCAGTTTAAAGTAGAGAACACTGAAAAAACCTGGAAGGTAAAACATGTATGGCTTCAATTGTAATAGTGGTTTCTTGAAATTCcaagaagttttaaaatatttactcatATTTCTTATAATCACTTTCAGGAACGTATGCAGGAATTTCCCCTAATATGTGAGGAAGGGtatctttctttcatttaaagaAAAGGTCTCATTT from Notamacropus eugenii isolate mMacEug1 chromosome 1, mMacEug1.pri_v2, whole genome shotgun sequence includes these protein-coding regions:
- the UACA gene encoding uveal autoantigen with coiled-coil domains and ankyrin repeats isoform X7, with product MMSCWFACSAKNRQATDWNKYDDRLMKAAERGDVEKVSSILAKKGINPGKLDVEGRSAFHVVASKGNLECLNAILVHGVDIIASDAAGRNALHLAAKYGHALCLQKLLQYNCPTEHADLQGRTALHDAAMADCTSSIQLLCDHGASVNAKDADGRTPLILATQMCRPAICQLLIDRGADVNARDKQNRTALMLGCEYGCKDAVEVLIKNGADVSLLDALGNDSSYYARIGDNLDILTLMKTAIENTNKGREPSKKGLSFQQVSYVPPKRNLLHMQDEGNIKPYQREQKNVQDLEAENEDLKEKLRNIQQEQRILVDKVNGLQLQLNEEVMVADDLENEKEKLRSLLTAKEKQHEESLRTIEALKNRFKYYESDYGGAGSHFNNRKEDMLHKQNQIFATESQYTSSGIPVPAHLQTRSMLRPLELSLPSQATISENEILKKELDAMRTFCDSTKQEKIKLQNELAHKVAECKALVLECERVKEDSDDQIKQLEDALKDVQKRMYDSEGKVKQMQTHFLALKEHLTNEAASGNSRLTELKEQLKEMKAKYEGASAEVGKLKNQIKQNEMLVEEFRRDEGRLVEENKRLQKEFSMSEIEREKRGRKAMEMEGQLKELAAKLALSIPTEKFENMKSLLSNEVNEKAKKFVEMEREYEKSQAELRQLKRELENYKAKLSQHIRPEEHEQLKDKFEQKSGESGKKITELTLRNQTLQKELEKVCSDNKLLNQQLRNLEIEMKTYYIPLKLNEEMKKSHALIVDDLNKKLMDVMQKYKERKMETEKLMLEKNNLSKNVSHLEATYIPLENHEKEIMALKSNIIELNKEFSELSKKCDDGKEKLHVITSENAKLKKAINEQYVPVTTHEEIKAALSSTLDKANRELTDVKRKLGDIKQESVQIKDENGALKKKLEDSKNQMKTEFISIKEHKDKMDAINKSLKETEKNNAEVLAKYNEGQKEILALLVEIEAQKKELDTIQECIKLKYAPIVSFEEREKTFKATVKELKDQLLAQTQRCSVGEEETRKCQQENEELKNEILMIQKDLKNKDILIEKSHELEKTLNQKTEELKKQLKDLSEKYTEVKSEKEKLLEENAKQTSEVLAVKAILQEQHVHLGQVEELKNSLNGTIEALKEELKEKQRHQEEAQQAAAESQQMLENQKHSSVSLVEHVQIKEALEKEVGCMKARLSEKEGESQAKTEKIFKLQDEIQNLKQAFKKLESREVIDLSEYNTVKNTLEAKITSITENMTMLNKKYEEVCEEAARAKKAELSAKDEKELIQLRSLSIEQEIKDQKERCDKSLTTITDLQRRMQESAEQIEAKDNKITELLNDVERLKEALNGLSQLTYTSGNSTKKENQQIETLQHQVKSLQQELADANRQHQEVIAIYRMHLLSAAQGHMDEDVQAALLQIIRMRQGLVC
- the UACA gene encoding uveal autoantigen with coiled-coil domains and ankyrin repeats isoform X12, which encodes MLMPETNKIGREPSKKGLSFQQVSYVPPKRNLLHMQDEGNIKPYQREQKNVQDLEAENEDLKEKLRNIQQEQRILVDKVNGLQLQLNEEVMVADDLENEKEKLRSLLTAKEKQHEESLRTIEALKNRFKYYESDYGGAGSHFNNRKEDMLHKQNQIFATESQYTSSGIPVPAHLQTRSMLRPLELSLPSQATISENEILKKELDAMRTFCDSTKQEKIKLQNELAHKVAECKALVLECERVKEDSDDQIKQLEDALKDVQKRMYDSEGKVKQMQTHFLALKEHLTNEAASGNSRLTELKEQLKEMKAKYEGASAEVGKLKNQIKQNEMLVEEFRRDEGRLVEENKRLQKEFSMSEIEREKRGRKAMEMEGQLKELAAKLALSIPTEKFENMKSLLSNEVNEKAKKFVEMEREYEKSQAELRQLKRELENYKAKLSQHIRPEEHEQLKDKFEQKSGESGKKITELTLRNQTLQKELEKVCSDNKLLNQQLRNLEIEMKTYYIPLKLNEEMKKSHALIVDDLNKKLMDVMQKYKERKMETEKLMLEKNNLSKNVSHLEATYIPLENHEKEIMALKSNIIELNKEFSELSKKCDDGKEKLHVITSENAKLKKAINEQYVPVTTHEEIKAALSSTLDKANRELTDVKRKLGDIKQESVQIKDENGALKKKLEDSKNQMKTEFISIKEHKDKMDAINKSLKETEKNNAEVLAKYNEGQKEILALLVEIEAQKKELDTIQECIKLKYAPIVSFEEREKTFKATVKELKDQLLAQTQRCSVGEEETRKCQQENEELKNEILMIQKDLKNKDILIEKSHELEKTLNQKTEELKKQLKDLSEKYTEVKSEKEKLLEENAKQTSEVLAVKAILQEQHVHLGQVEELKNSLNGTIEALKEELKEKQRHQEEAQQAAAESQQMLENQKHSSVSLVEHVQIKEALEKEVGCMKARLSEKEGESQAKTEKIFKLQDEIQNLKQAFKKLESREVIDLSEYNTVKNTLEAKITSITENMTMLNKKYEEVCEEAARAKKAELSAKDEKELIQLRSLSIEQEIKDQKERCDKSLTTITDLQRRMQESAEQIEAKDNKITELLNDVERLKEALNGLSQLTYTSGNSTKKENQQIETLQHQVKSLQQELADANRQHQEVIAIYRMHLLSAAQGHMDEDVQAALLQIIRMRQGLVC